The following proteins are encoded in a genomic region of Geminocystis sp. M7585_C2015_104:
- a CDS encoding type I glyceraldehyde-3-phosphate dehydrogenase yields the protein MIRVAINGFGRIGRNFLRCWLGREKTNIDVVGINDTSDPHTNAHLLKYDSMLGTLNADVKADDNSITVNGKTIKCFSDRNPLNLPWKDWGVDLVIESTGVFVDEEGASKHLVAGAKKVLITAPGKGANIGTYVVGVNDKEYEHDKHQIISNASCTTNCLAPIVKVLHEHFGIVKGTMTTTHSYTGDQRLLDASHRDLRRARAAAMNIVPTSTGAAKAVALVIPELKGKLNGIAFRVPTPNVSVVDLVVQVEKSTIAEQVNQVLKEAAEGELKGILAYSELPLVSCDYRGTNVSSIVDASLTMVMMGDMVKVVAWYDNEWGYSQRVLDLAEIVASKWKE from the coding sequence GTGATTAGAGTAGCTATTAACGGGTTTGGACGTATCGGCCGAAACTTTTTACGTTGCTGGTTGGGACGTGAAAAGACAAATATAGACGTGGTGGGGATAAATGACACATCAGACCCCCATACTAACGCACATCTGCTAAAATACGACTCCATGTTGGGAACCCTAAACGCAGATGTAAAGGCCGATGACAATTCTATCACCGTAAACGGAAAAACCATTAAGTGCTTCTCAGATCGCAACCCCCTCAACTTACCCTGGAAAGACTGGGGAGTAGACCTGGTAATAGAGTCCACAGGGGTTTTTGTAGACGAAGAAGGCGCCTCTAAACACCTGGTAGCCGGCGCTAAAAAAGTCCTCATCACCGCCCCCGGCAAGGGCGCAAATATTGGTACTTACGTAGTAGGGGTGAACGACAAGGAATACGAACACGACAAACACCAAATTATAAGCAACGCTAGCTGTACTACGAACTGTTTGGCGCCCATAGTAAAAGTACTACATGAGCACTTCGGGATTGTAAAGGGCACAATGACCACCACCCACAGTTATACTGGAGACCAAAGGTTATTGGATGCCAGCCACAGAGACTTACGTCGGGCTCGTGCCGCCGCTATGAACATTGTGCCCACCAGCACCGGCGCCGCTAAGGCAGTGGCCCTAGTAATCCCAGAATTGAAGGGCAAATTAAACGGCATAGCCTTCCGCGTGCCCACCCCTAACGTTTCCGTGGTAGACCTAGTGGTACAGGTAGAAAAAAGCACTATCGCCGAACAAGTTAACCAGGTCCTCAAAGAAGCCGCTGAAGGCGAATTAAAGGGCATTCTGGCCTACAGTGAGTTGCCGCTAGTCTCCTGTGACTACCGCGGCACAAACGTATCTTCCATCGTTGACGCCAGTCTCACTATGGTGATGATGGGAGATATGGTAAAAGTCGTTGCCTGGTATGACAACGAATGGGGCTACTCTCAAAGGGTTTTAGACTTGGCAGAAATCGTCGCCTCTAAGTGGAAAGAATAA
- a CDS encoding ATP-dependent DNA helicase RecQ: protein MGDGVKGGKLKETLRRYWGYQGFRYPQQEVIESILGGKDCLVVMPTGGGKSLCFQLPAIIQEGLTIVVSPLLALVENQISQLNQLGVPAGRIHNEMCKGEREYTLKRLANGQLKLFYVSPETIFSKPVWGIITSCGTRISGLIVDEAHCLAQWGENFRPSYFRLGTIRDALRGKYHYSPFPIACFTATADGQTQRVIIECLHLSSPQKFLVSPYRENIRIKIDTVWTARGRRNRLVKYLQKKGNDCGLIYVRTRGESENLAGFLTEMGYSCHGYHGGLSASRRREIEGDWLEEKVKFVVATSAFGMGINKANIRWVFHYHFPLLLSEYMQEIGRGGRDGLPTEAVALRCESSGWLYPEDKQLRNYFLTRQYSLYQKTKEIIARLSETGEVSKLDREGQLCLSILYSSGQLKWLDPFHYQLTLKNPHSAIEGARRKQEKQLERTVEYLNTKECRWGFLLEEFGFLSSGKFRCGRCDNCLRK, encoded by the coding sequence ATGGGGGATGGTGTGAAGGGGGGAAAACTGAAAGAGACTTTGAGAAGATATTGGGGATATCAGGGGTTTCGTTACCCACAACAAGAGGTAATAGAGAGTATCTTAGGGGGGAAGGATTGCTTGGTGGTGATGCCAACGGGAGGGGGAAAGTCTCTCTGTTTTCAGTTGCCGGCGATAATTCAAGAGGGGTTGACGATAGTGGTTTCTCCCTTACTGGCATTAGTGGAAAATCAAATATCGCAACTAAATCAACTGGGTGTGCCAGCCGGCAGAATACATAACGAGATGTGTAAGGGGGAGAGGGAGTATACTCTGAAACGACTTGCCAATGGCCAATTAAAATTATTTTATGTGTCGCCGGAGACTATTTTTTCTAAACCTGTATGGGGGATTATAACTTCTTGTGGGACTAGGATTAGTGGCCTAATAGTAGACGAAGCCCATTGTTTAGCACAATGGGGGGAGAATTTTCGGCCAAGCTATTTCCGTTTGGGGACTATTCGGGATGCTTTGAGGGGAAAATACCATTATTCTCCCTTCCCCATTGCCTGTTTTACTGCTACTGCTGATGGGCAGACTCAAAGGGTTATTATAGAGTGCTTGCATTTGTCATCACCGCAAAAGTTTCTGGTGAGTCCTTATCGTGAGAACATAAGGATAAAGATTGACACGGTTTGGACGGCAAGGGGAAGAAGAAATAGATTAGTAAAATATCTTCAGAAAAAGGGAAATGATTGTGGTTTAATTTATGTGAGGACTCGTGGGGAGAGTGAGAATTTAGCAGGATTTTTAACGGAGATGGGGTATAGCTGTCACGGCTACCATGGGGGTTTATCTGCCAGTAGAAGAAGGGAAATAGAGGGGGATTGGCTGGAGGAAAAAGTAAAATTCGTAGTAGCCACTTCGGCTTTTGGAATGGGTATTAACAAGGCAAATATACGTTGGGTTTTCCACTATCATTTTCCCTTGTTATTGTCGGAGTACATGCAAGAGATTGGCAGGGGGGGGAGAGACGGGTTGCCAACAGAAGCAGTTGCCTTGAGGTGTGAGTCTAGCGGTTGGTTGTATCCGGAAGACAAACAACTGCGAAATTATTTCCTAACAAGACAGTATTCACTTTACCAGAAGACAAAAGAGATAATCGCCAGACTGTCGGAGACTGGGGAAGTTTCTAAATTGGACAGGGAAGGGCAATTGTGTCTTTCCATTCTCTATTCTAGTGGACAGTTGAAGTGGTTAGATCCTTTTCACTACCAACTGACTTTGAAAAACCCCCATAGTGCCATTGAGGGGGCGAGAAGAAAACAGGAAAAACAGCTAGAAAGGACAGTGGAATACCTCAATACCAAGGAGTGTCGTTGGGGTTTTTTGCTGGAGGAGTTTGGATTCTTGTCATCAGGAAAGTTTAGGTGTGGCCGGTGCGATAATTGTCTTAGAAAATAG